The genomic DNA ATCACGTCGAAACGGCTGTTGAACAGCCCGGAAAACGGATAGAACCAGCCCTTCTTGTTGGGGTTGAAGCCGCCGGTAACAATGAGGCCAACACCGCCACGGGCGCGCTCGGCAAAATAGGCTGCCAGCTTGGGAAACTGCCAGAAACGGTCTTCCAGCCCGGTATGCATGGACCCCATGATGACCCGGTTCTTGAGCTGGGTATGGCCCAGATCCAAAGGGGAAAGCAGGTTGGAATAGCGGTCGGCTGTCATGGTGTAGGCTCCGTATCGTCACCAAAGATGGCTACGCGTTAATTATCTGGACGGCGTCAAGTTAATGGCTTATTTTGACACTGTCAAGATTATTGCTGAAACTACCCTGGCAAGTTACAAGTTGAAAGTGTCAACGCGGCATCTGTGTGGCAGTAATCTGCACCACCCTACCCGCGACCAAACCAACTTTGTTCGCGTCACCGGCGGCTCGTCTGCTGCCTTGCTTTCAGCGCGTTGTAACTTGCCACTTTCAACTTGCCACTGGATTTACCATGTCACGACCCGCCCGTTACCACCACGGCGACCTGCATTCCACCCTGCTCCGGGAAGCCAACCGGCTGCTGGACGAGGAAGGCATTGATGGCCTGTCCCTGCGCAAACTGGCAGAACGGGCCGGGGTCTCGCGCACCGCTCCCTACCATCACTTCCGTGACAAGAATGCCCTGCTCTGCGCCCTGGCGACCCAGGCGTTCAGTCAACTGGACGAAATGATCGGCCGGCAATTGCAGGGGGAAGGTTCGAAAGAACGGATTCAGCACTTTGTCCGCGAGTACCTTCGCTTTGCCACCGAACACCCGGAACAGTATGAGCTGATGTTCGGGCGCACCATCTGGAAAAGCGGGGAACCCACCGAGGAACTGAAGGCGGTGGCCTACCGCAGCTTCCGCAATTATGCCGAGAAACTGGGCAGCCAACTGAAAGGAAGACTTCCCTCAGATACCGACCCGCTGCGTGTAGCCCAGGCCAGTTGGGCAACAATCCATGGCATTTGCCGATTGTTGATTGACGGCGTCTACGTCAACCGGGAGGACATGGAAGTGGTCAGCGAGCAGTCCATCGCCTTGATCATGGCGGCCCTGTCACGACCTTAGTCCAACCAGCGAAACGCCCGCTTCAGGGCACCGTTTCAAGTACGCAATGCAACAGCCCCCATATCAAGAAGACCGGACTGCCCCTCTCCCGCATTCTACAGGCATAAAAAAACCGGCCCGAAGGCCGGTTTTTTTGAGCCATGCCAGCGATTACTTCTCGAGAATCGCCACCACGCCCTGACCGCCAGCGGCACACACGGAAATCAGTGCGCGGCCGGAGCCTTTTTCGTTCAGCAGTTTGGCGGCATTGGCGATGATACGGCCACCGGTGGCAGCGAACGGGTGACCGGCTGCCAGAGAGGAGCCTTTCACGTTCAGCTTGCTACGGTCGATGCTGCCCAGTGCTTTCTTGCGACCCAGTTTTTCCTTGCAGAAGGTCTCGTCTTCCCAGGCTTTCAGGGTAGACAGTACCTGGGACGCAAAGGCTTCGTGGATTTCGTAGAAATCGAAGTCCTGCAGGGTCAGGTCCAGCTTGTCCAACATGCTCGGCACGGCGTAGGCCGGAGCCATCAGCAGGCCTTCTTTCTTGCCGATAAAGTCCACGGCAGCAGCTTCACCGATGGTCAGGTAGGCAAGTACCGGCAGGCCACGCTCTTTGGCCCACTCTTCGGTGGCCAGCAGTACCGTGGAGGCACCGTCGGTCAGCGGGGTGGAGTTGGCCGGGGTCATGGTGCCGTCCGGGCCGCCGAAGCAAGGCTTCAGGGTAGCCAGTTTTTCCAGGGTGGAATCGCCGCGCATGTTGTTATCGCGCTCCAGACCCTTGAACGGGGTGATCAGGTCATCCTGCCAGCCATCTTCATAGGACTTGGCCAGGTTCTGGTGGGATTTCCACGCCAGCTCATCCTGGTCTTCGCGGGCAATGCCCCACTCTTTGGCGGTGATCGCCTGGTGCTCACCCATGGACAGGCCGGTGCGCGGCTCGCCGTTCTTGGGGATGTCGGGCATCAGGGATTTCGGGTTGAGCAGCTTCAGGCCCAGCTTGGCGCGCTCGCCGTTGGTCTTGGCACGGTTCAGGGCCATGAATACCTTGCGGGCTTCTTCGTTGACGCCCAGGGGCGCATCAGAGGTGGTGTCCACACCACCTGCGATGGCGCAATCGATCTGACCCAGCGCAATCTTGTTGGCTACCAGGATGGCCGCTTCCAGGCCGGTGCCGCAGGCTTGCTGCAGGTCATAGGCCGGGGTTTCCGGGGCCAGCTTGGAACCCAGTACGGATTCACGCACCAGGTTGAAGTCACGGGCGTGCTTCATCACTGCACCGGCAGCCACTTCGTCGATTTTCTCGCCGTGCAGCTTGAAACGATCCACCAGACCGTCGATGGCAGCAGTCAGCATGTCCTGGTTGCTGGTATCAATATAAGCGGAGTTGGAACGGGCGAACGGGATACGGTTACCGCCGATAATGGCAACCTTACGTACGGCTTTACCTGCCAGCATAGTCATGTCCTCTAAAGATGGCGGTGAGCAACGACAGCGTGAAAACGCTACAGTATTCACTCGAATGGGCGCAGTCTACCCGCAACCGGCACGGCCTCATTGGCTCAAACGCCTGTTTGACTACCGGCGCCGGTCAATACACCCGCCACATTGCAGTGATTCAATACGCGCCAGTGTGCGACAGGGCTGATCCTCATGCCCTACGAAAGAAGTCTGATTTTGGCACTTCATTCCGCAGCACCTCTTTAAACCCGCTCTGGTTGCACTAATGTAACCAGACACATTCATCTTCTGATGGCAAAGGACAGGATCATGAGCGATACCTATCAGGCGATTGCCAATTCCTCTATGGGCAAGGCGCTGTTTGGCGCAATCAACCTCCCTATTCCGGTCATTCTCGAGCGCTGGCAGCCGGGCCAGGCTTCCTTCATCAAGGGCCGCGTGCTGGTGGGTGCCGCCAACGGTTCCACCGGTATCGATACCGTCCTGGCGACCCTGAAAGGGGCCCCGGAAGCCCAGGTCGCGGTGCTGGCCAACACCGGCAACGCCACCGAGCTGCAGAAGAAAGCCGGCAAGCTGGGCGTGAGCGCGGACAACTACACCGCCAGCCGCGAAGACGATGCCAAGTTCAAGGGCCTGGTCTTCGACGCCACCGGCATTCAGAACCCGGATGAGCTGAAAGCCCTGTGGGAATTCTTCCACCCGGTAATCCGCAAGCTGGAAAAATGTGCCCGCGTTGTGGTCATCGGCCGCACCCCGGAAAAACAGACTGGCGCCGCCCGTGTGGCCCAGCGTGCCCTGGAAGGTTTCACCCGCTCCGTGGGCAAGGAAATCAAGAAAGGCGCCACCGCCCAGCTGGTGTACGTGGACGAAGGCGCAGAAGCGCAGCTGGCCTCTCCCCTGCACTTCTTCCTGTCGCCGAAATCCGCCTACGTATCCGGCCAGGTAGTTCGCGCCACCGAAGCTGGCTTCAAGGCTGCCAAGTTTGACTGGGACAAGCCGCTGGCCGGCAAGAAAGCCCTGGTCACCGGTGGCTCCCGCGGTATCGGTGCGGCGATCGCCGAAGTCCTGGCCCGTGACGGCGCTACCGTGACCGTGCTGGATATCCCGCCCATGGCTGACGACCTGAACCAGGTGGCCGAGCAGATCGGTGGCGATACCCTGGAACTGGACATCACCG from Alcanivorax sp. includes the following:
- a CDS encoding acetyl-CoA C-acetyltransferase, which produces MLAGKAVRKVAIIGGNRIPFARSNSAYIDTSNQDMLTAAIDGLVDRFKLHGEKIDEVAAGAVMKHARDFNLVRESVLGSKLAPETPAYDLQQACGTGLEAAILVANKIALGQIDCAIAGGVDTTSDAPLGVNEEARKVFMALNRAKTNGERAKLGLKLLNPKSLMPDIPKNGEPRTGLSMGEHQAITAKEWGIAREDQDELAWKSHQNLAKSYEDGWQDDLITPFKGLERDNNMRGDSTLEKLATLKPCFGGPDGTMTPANSTPLTDGASTVLLATEEWAKERGLPVLAYLTIGEAAAVDFIGKKEGLLMAPAYAVPSMLDKLDLTLQDFDFYEIHEAFASQVLSTLKAWEDETFCKEKLGRKKALGSIDRSKLNVKGSSLAAGHPFAATGGRIIANAAKLLNEKGSGRALISVCAAGGQGVVAILEK
- a CDS encoding 3-oxoacyl-ACP reductase, whose amino-acid sequence is MSDTYQAIANSSMGKALFGAINLPIPVILERWQPGQASFIKGRVLVGAANGSTGIDTVLATLKGAPEAQVAVLANTGNATELQKKAGKLGVSADNYTASREDDAKFKGLVFDATGIQNPDELKALWEFFHPVIRKLEKCARVVVIGRTPEKQTGAARVAQRALEGFTRSVGKEIKKGATAQLVYVDEGAEAQLASPLHFFLSPKSAYVSGQVVRATEAGFKAAKFDWDKPLAGKKALVTGGSRGIGAAIAEVLARDGATVTVLDIPPMADDLNQVAEQIGGDTLELDITADEAPATIAAKAKEIGGYDVVVHNAGVTRDKMLGNMPEKFWDMVLNINIASQLRINEKLLADGGMGKGGRIISISSIAGIAGNLGQTNYGASKAAVIGMVDAYKDEYAEKGITINAVAPGFIETQMTAAIPFTIREAGRRMNAMNQGGQPVDVAETIAFFASPASQGLTGNVVRVCGQMLLGA
- a CDS encoding TetR/AcrR family transcriptional regulator; the protein is MSRPARYHHGDLHSTLLREANRLLDEEGIDGLSLRKLAERAGVSRTAPYHHFRDKNALLCALATQAFSQLDEMIGRQLQGEGSKERIQHFVREYLRFATEHPEQYELMFGRTIWKSGEPTEELKAVAYRSFRNYAEKLGSQLKGRLPSDTDPLRVAQASWATIHGICRLLIDGVYVNREDMEVVSEQSIALIMAALSRP